The DNA window ACGACGATGCGGTCGGGCCGCATACGCAGAGAGTTGCGAACGAGGTCACGGATGGTCACGTGGCCCTTGCCCTCCAGGTTGGGGGGACGGGCCTCGAGGCTGAGGACGTGCGCCTGGTTGAGCCGGAGCTCGGCGGCGTCCTCGATCGTGACGATGCGGTCGTTCTCCGGGATGTAGCTGGAGAGCACGTTGAGCAGCGTCGTCTTGCCGGAGCCGGTGGATCCGGAGACGATCACGTTCAGGCGACCCTGGACGCAGCGGCGCAGGAAGCCGGCGGTCTGATCGGTGAACGTGTCGTTGGCGACGAGGTCGTCCGTCGTGAACGGGTCGACGGCGAACTTCCTGATCGTCAGGAACGGGCCGCCGATGGCGAGCGGATGAACGACCGCGTTGACGCGGGAGCCGTCGGGGAGGCGGGCATCGACCATTGGGGTCGACTCGTCGATGCGCCTGCCGACCTGTCCGACGATCTTCTCGATGATCCTCTCGAGGTGGGTGGCGTCGACGAACTTCGTGTCGGTGCGCGTCAGCTTGCCGAACCGCTCCACCCAAACCGAGTGCGGCCCGTTCACCATGACCTCAGTGATGCTGGCGTCGCTCAGGAAGGGATCGATCGGCCCGTATCCGAGGACGTCGTCGGCGATCTCCTGGAGGAGTTGGAGACGGTCGGCCCGCGAGAGCGGGACGGACTCTTCCTGGTCGAGAGCCCACTCCAGCATCTCCATGACGCGCAGCTTGAGCTCGGCGTCGGACATCTGGCGGTCGTACAGCGTCGGGCCGAGGCCCTCGACGACCTTGTAGTGGAGCTTGCGACGCAGCTCCTGCCGCATCTCTTCGCGGTGGTGACCGTCGACGGTCACGTCTGCGGCCTTGGCGGCTCGCACTCGATCCGCAAGACTCATTTGGAGACCCCTATCGTCCTGGCTTGGCAGCGCTCGGGAATGATCGATCGAGGGGCCGGCCCTCGCTCGTGAAACGCTGCGACTACTTACCTGTTACCGAACCATCGGCGCTTCGCGCCGTCGTCTTCAGCATCATCTTCTCCGGACATTTCGCCGTCGACGACCAGCCTGGCCACCGACCGCAGATCCCTGGCCACCCGCGACCGCGGGTACATCGACACCACCGGCTCGCCCTCGTTGACGGCGCGCGGCACGAGCTTGTCCGACGAGATGGCGGCCATCACCTCGAGCCCGAGCGAGCG is part of the Acidimicrobiia bacterium genome and encodes:
- a CDS encoding CpaF family protein; the encoded protein is MSLADRVRAAKAADVTVDGHHREEMRQELRRKLHYKVVEGLGPTLYDRQMSDAELKLRVMEMLEWALDQEESVPLSRADRLQLLQEIADDVLGYGPIDPFLSDASITEVMVNGPHSVWVERFGKLTRTDTKFVDATHLERIIEKIVGQVGRRIDESTPMVDARLPDGSRVNAVVHPLAIGGPFLTIRKFAVDPFTTDDLVANDTFTDQTAGFLRRCVQGRLNVIVSGSTGSGKTTLLNVLSSYIPENDRIVTIEDAAELRLNQAHVLSLEARPPNLEGKGHVTIRDLVRNSLRMRPDRIVVGEVRDGAALDMLQAMNTGHDGSLTTIHSNSPRDTLARIETMVLMAGMDLPVRAIREQVASAVDLIVHLHRLRDGTRRVTQVTEVAGMEGDIITTQDLFLFDYGMGIDENGMYRGHLKAAGIRPTFSDHLENFGIQLPADLFEPEPFARR